In Sedimentibacter sp. MB31-C6, one genomic interval encodes:
- a CDS encoding ABC transporter permease, giving the protein MEIYDINENIEESQFKTVGKNIEKMEAISRPNLTYWKDTWRRIKKNKVAFAGLILIVLYIILAIFGPIISKYDYTGIDSSRMNQTISKEHWFGTDELGRDLWTRTWRGARVSLAIGFISTILNTVIGGLVGGISGYYGGTLDLVLMRIIDVMYGIPYIIVSILVMVVLGPGITSLIIAMVIVGWIGTARFVRGEMLKLKEQDFVAAAKVLGVSNISIIVKHIIPNVMGLIITNLTMAVPKAIFNEAFLSYIGLGIAPPECSWGILAKSGIKMLRIYPYQLFIPSFFISTTMLALNLLGDGMRDALDPKLRGTE; this is encoded by the coding sequence ATGGAAATTTACGATATAAATGAAAATATAGAAGAATCACAATTTAAGACTGTCGGTAAAAATATAGAGAAAATGGAAGCCATATCGAGACCTAATCTTACCTATTGGAAAGATACTTGGAGAAGAATAAAGAAAAATAAAGTTGCTTTCGCAGGTTTGATATTGATAGTACTATACATAATTTTAGCTATCTTTGGTCCGATTATCAGTAAATACGATTATACAGGTATTGATTCATCAAGAATGAATCAAACTATATCAAAAGAACATTGGTTTGGTACAGACGAACTTGGGAGAGATTTGTGGACTAGAACTTGGAGAGGTGCTAGAGTCTCATTGGCAATAGGATTTATTTCTACTATATTAAATACAGTTATAGGAGGATTGGTAGGTGGAATATCAGGTTACTATGGAGGAACATTAGATTTAGTTTTAATGAGAATAATAGATGTAATGTATGGTATTCCTTATATAATAGTTTCAATACTAGTTATGGTTGTATTAGGGCCAGGTATTACTTCACTGATTATAGCAATGGTAATAGTTGGTTGGATTGGTACGGCAAGATTTGTAAGAGGAGAAATGTTAAAGCTTAAAGAGCAGGATTTTGTTGCAGCTGCAAAGGTTCTTGGAGTGTCTAATATTTCTATTATTGTTAAACATATAATTCCAAATGTAATGGGATTAATAATTACAAATTTAACTATGGCAGTGCCAAAGGCAATATTCAATGAAGCTTTTTTAAGTTATATCGGCCTTGGTATAGCTCCTCCAGAATGTAGTTGGGGTATTTTGGCAAAATCCGGTATTAAAATGCTGAGGATTTATCCATATCAATTATTTATTCCATCATTTTTTATATCAACTACAATGCTGGCATTAAATCTTTTAGGTGATGGGATGAGAGATGCATTAGATCCTAAACTTAGAGGTACTGAATAA
- a CDS encoding ABC transporter ATP-binding protein, whose translation MDKILEIKDLNFYFNTYGGIVKSVRGVSLDINEGEIIGIVGESGCGKSVTAQCILKLNPEPPGFFKEGSIKYKGKEIITMTEQEMRKIRGVEIGFIFQDPMTSLNPTMKIGKQIEEIFVQRKLYNKKELKEKALEILKLVGISDGERRYNQYPHELSGGMKQRVMIAIALIGNPSIIIADEPTTSLDVTIEAQILDLLKDLQKKFKTSIILITHDLGVIAKMCDRVFVMYGGKILERGMVDDIFYNTKHPYTSGLLCSIASLDIEKSEELEPIEGTPPDLFSPPLGCPFAARCDYAMEICYSKMPLEYLIKEEHSTMCWLQHEYAKNVILPCKKQSRGVN comes from the coding sequence ATGGATAAGATACTTGAAATTAAAGATTTGAATTTTTATTTTAATACTTATGGTGGTATAGTTAAATCAGTTAGAGGAGTAAGTCTAGATATAAATGAGGGCGAGATTATTGGTATAGTGGGAGAATCAGGTTGTGGAAAAAGTGTAACGGCTCAATGTATATTAAAACTCAATCCTGAACCACCAGGTTTTTTTAAAGAAGGCTCAATTAAATATAAAGGTAAAGAAATAATAACAATGACTGAACAAGAAATGAGAAAGATTAGAGGCGTAGAAATAGGATTTATATTTCAAGATCCAATGACGTCATTAAATCCTACAATGAAAATAGGGAAACAAATTGAAGAAATATTTGTTCAAAGAAAACTATATAACAAAAAAGAATTAAAAGAAAAAGCTTTGGAAATTTTAAAGTTAGTTGGAATATCTGATGGTGAGAGAAGATATAATCAGTATCCTCATGAACTAAGTGGAGGAATGAAACAAAGAGTAATGATTGCAATAGCTCTCATAGGAAATCCAAGTATTATTATAGCTGATGAGCCAACAACATCTTTAGATGTTACTATAGAAGCACAAATACTTGATTTGTTGAAAGATTTACAGAAAAAATTTAAAACATCAATTATATTAATAACTCATGATTTAGGTGTTATAGCAAAAATGTGCGATAGAGTTTTTGTTATGTATGGAGGGAAAATTTTAGAAAGAGGAATGGTTGATGATATATTCTATAATACAAAACATCCCTATACATCTGGTCTTTTATGTTCTATCGCAAGTTTGGATATAGAAAAAAGTGAAGAACTAGAACCTATAGAGGGAACACCTCCAGATTTGTTTTCGCCACCTTTAGGATGCCCCTTTGCGGCAAGATGTGATTATGCAATGGAAATTTGTTATAGTAAAATGCCTCTAGAATATTTGATAAAAGAAGAACATTCAACAATGTGTTGGTTGCAACATGAATACGCAAAGAATGTAATACTCCCATGTAAAAAACAATCAAGAGGGGTGAACTAA
- a CDS encoding ABC transporter permease yields the protein MVKYILKRLGISLITIWVLATVVFILVRLMPGDPFVSEKLTPEIRANLERYYGFDKPLIVQYFTYMKNIAQGDFGHSIKYVNQSVNKIIADAFPYSFDLGMRALSFSIALGLVFGIIAALNRGRTLDFICIIIAIIGTSVPDFIIGALLQYFFGIKWGLFPVAQYMGIEYTILPSIALGFYTLAMVSRLMRASMLEVVQQDYIKTAKSKGISRLRIIYKHQIRNSILPVVTVLGPTVAAVLTGTFVIESIFAIPGMGKYYVQSVQNADYSLILGMTIFYGIFLVIANMIVDILYGLIDPRIRVSGR from the coding sequence GTGGTAAAATATATATTAAAAAGGTTAGGAATTTCACTTATAACAATATGGGTATTAGCAACAGTAGTTTTTATTTTAGTAAGATTAATGCCAGGGGATCCTTTTGTAAGTGAAAAATTAACACCTGAAATAAGAGCAAATCTTGAAAGATATTATGGCTTTGATAAGCCTTTAATTGTACAGTATTTTACTTATATGAAAAATATTGCTCAAGGTGATTTTGGACATTCTATTAAATATGTAAATCAATCTGTTAATAAAATAATTGCTGATGCATTTCCCTATTCTTTTGATTTAGGTATGAGAGCACTATCATTTTCTATAGCTTTAGGACTAGTCTTTGGAATAATTGCTGCATTAAATAGAGGAAGGACACTAGATTTTATTTGTATAATAATAGCCATTATAGGTACATCTGTTCCTGATTTTATAATTGGCGCCTTGCTGCAGTATTTTTTTGGTATAAAATGGGGATTGTTTCCAGTTGCCCAATACATGGGTATAGAGTATACAATACTACCTTCAATAGCTCTAGGATTCTATACTTTAGCTATGGTATCAAGACTTATGAGAGCTAGTATGTTAGAAGTAGTACAGCAAGATTATATTAAAACAGCTAAATCTAAAGGAATTTCTAGATTAAGAATAATCTATAAACATCAAATTAGAAATTCCATTTTACCTGTAGTTACAGTTTTAGGACCAACTGTAGCTGCCGTATTAACAGGTACATTTGTAATTGAGTCTATATTTGCAATACCTGGCATGGGTAAATATTATGTTCAAAGTGTACAAAATGCTGATTATTCACTTATATTAGGAATGACAATTTTCTATGGGATTTTTTTAGTAATAGCAAATATGATAGTAGATATTTTGTATGGATTAATAGACCCAAGAATTAGAGTATCAGGAAGGTAG
- a CDS encoding peptide ABC transporter substrate-binding protein, whose translation MKLRKTLLLTMVMIFLLTSCTTPGQSDNVAPIDEEEVTTDVNESETTEKKILRYSLIADAPTLDPQLMNSIPSSTVGFHIYEGLMRNHVGEIQPGMAKDYEISEDGKIYTFYLRDAQWSDGVEIKAQDYEYALRRLVDPETASDYSFLVTSLIKNAGDINAGNMPVEELGVNAIDEKTLTIELNNPTGYFLSMLSMSQLCPVRQDIVEQYGKDFSADAEKNVYSGPFIVKDWKHEDRIILEKNPNYWNAEAIKLDEVHILTVADPMTAVAMFEQGELDQVNIPAEVLANYEDKVEYYFDGANDFIKLNMDGSSELSNKDLRLAINYSLNREDYILLTTQNMYLPNTRYVLPQVNGVNGEYGEEYPYEAFPVKGDIDLAKEHLSKAMIELGATNPSDIEVELLTTDQERTRIEAEVLQNQIQTALGIKVNIRQVPYKQRLQMESDHEFEMVVTGWVPDYPDPMSYLELWPTDSPYNHGSYSSEIYDGYIKEALSNTNPQERMDALFNAEKTLLEDGAIVPLQLRRNAMLVNPKVKGFETYFVGINYDYIYADIEE comes from the coding sequence ATGAAACTAAGGAAAACGTTATTGCTTACTATGGTTATGATTTTTTTATTGACATCATGTACAACCCCTGGTCAAAGTGACAATGTAGCACCTATTGACGAAGAAGAAGTAACAACCGATGTAAATGAGTCTGAAACAACAGAAAAGAAAATACTTAGATATTCATTGATTGCAGATGCACCAACGTTAGACCCGCAGTTAATGAATTCGATTCCAAGTTCTACAGTTGGTTTTCATATTTATGAAGGTTTAATGAGAAATCATGTTGGTGAAATACAACCTGGTATGGCTAAGGATTATGAAATTTCAGAAGATGGGAAAATATATACATTTTATTTAAGAGATGCTCAATGGAGTGATGGTGTAGAGATAAAAGCACAGGATTATGAGTATGCATTAAGAAGGCTTGTGGACCCTGAAACAGCAAGTGATTATTCGTTTTTAGTCACTTCACTAATAAAAAATGCAGGGGATATAAACGCAGGAAATATGCCTGTAGAGGAACTAGGTGTTAATGCAATTGATGAAAAGACTTTAACTATTGAACTTAATAATCCAACAGGATATTTTTTAAGTATGCTTTCAATGTCTCAATTGTGTCCTGTGAGACAGGATATTGTAGAACAATATGGTAAAGACTTTTCTGCAGATGCTGAAAAAAATGTATATAGTGGTCCATTCATTGTAAAGGATTGGAAACACGAGGATAGAATAATACTTGAAAAGAATCCGAATTATTGGAATGCTGAAGCAATTAAATTAGATGAAGTTCATATATTAACTGTTGCTGATCCAATGACAGCAGTAGCAATGTTTGAACAAGGAGAATTGGATCAAGTTAATATTCCTGCAGAAGTCTTGGCAAATTATGAAGATAAAGTAGAATACTACTTTGATGGTGCAAACGACTTCATAAAACTTAATATGGATGGAAGTAGTGAACTTAGTAATAAAGATTTAAGATTGGCTATAAATTATTCTCTTAATAGAGAAGATTACATACTTTTAACTACACAAAATATGTATCTACCAAATACTAGGTATGTTTTACCTCAAGTTAATGGAGTTAATGGAGAATATGGAGAAGAATATCCTTATGAAGCATTTCCTGTTAAAGGAGATATAGATTTAGCCAAGGAACATTTATCAAAGGCTATGATAGAACTTGGAGCAACTAATCCCTCTGATATTGAAGTTGAATTATTAACTACTGATCAGGAGCGTACAAGAATAGAAGCTGAAGTATTGCAAAACCAAATACAAACTGCTTTAGGAATTAAGGTAAATATAAGACAGGTTCCATATAAACAGAGATTACAAATGGAATCTGATCATGAATTTGAAATGGTAGTAACAGGATGGGTACCTGATTATCCTGACCCTATGTCATATTTGGAATTATGGCCTACAGATTCTCCATATAATCACGGCTCATATAGTAGTGAAATATATGATGGATATATTAAAGAAGCTTTAAGTAATACTAATCCTCAAGAAAGGATGGATGCATTATTTAATGCTGAAAAAACTTTATTAGAAGACGGAGCTATTGTACCACTTCAATTGAGAAGAAATGCTATGCTTGTTAATCCTAAGGTTAAGGGTTTTGAGACTTATTTTGTTGGTATAAACTATGACTATATTTATGCTGATATAGAAGAATAG
- the tpiA gene encoding triose-phosphate isomerase — MRTPLIAGNWKMNNNMTESMELVDNLIQLTKNFNKNVEILICPPFTALFSIKNSINDSVIKLGAQNMHFEEKGAYTGEVSPMMLHDIGVEYVIIGHSERRQLFNETDDLINKKLKAALKYGIKPILCVGETLGQRESGIEKSIIKNQITNAFNDINDKDSAKVIIAYEPIWAIGTGKNATSNQANEMASFIRKTVSELYGELVSQNMIIQYGGSVKVNNANEILSQNDIDGALIGGASLKAEDFYKIINSAQ, encoded by the coding sequence ATGAGAACACCTTTAATAGCTGGAAATTGGAAAATGAATAATAATATGACTGAAAGCATGGAATTAGTTGATAATTTGATTCAATTGACAAAAAATTTTAATAAAAATGTGGAAATTTTGATTTGCCCACCTTTTACAGCTTTATTTTCTATAAAGAATTCTATTAATGATTCAGTTATAAAATTAGGTGCACAAAATATGCATTTTGAAGAAAAGGGGGCTTATACAGGAGAAGTATCGCCTATGATGTTACATGATATTGGTGTTGAATATGTTATTATTGGGCATTCTGAGAGAAGACAATTGTTTAATGAAACTGATGATTTAATTAATAAAAAGCTTAAAGCAGCTCTTAAATATGGCATCAAGCCAATTTTATGTGTGGGAGAAACATTAGGACAAAGAGAATCGGGTATTGAAAAATCAATAATAAAAAATCAAATTACTAATGCTTTTAATGATATAAACGATAAAGATAGTGCTAAGGTTATTATTGCATATGAACCTATTTGGGCTATAGGAACAGGTAAAAATGCAACGAGTAATCAAGCTAATGAAATGGCATCTTTTATAAGAAAAACTGTTTCAGAACTTTATGGTGAGTTAGTATCCCAAAATATGATTATTCAATATGGGGGTAGTGTAAAAGTAAATAATGCAAATGAAATATTGAGTCAAAATGATATAGATGGAGCTTTGATTGGCGGTGCAAGTCTAAAAGCAGAAGATTTTTATAAAATAATTAACAGCGCACAATAA
- a CDS encoding sugar-binding transcriptional regulator, with translation MKINKMLEIQRRIVPETVDAFMTRYEILKIISISYPIGRRAISKKIGTTERTIRTEIDKLKELDLVRILSTGVELTEEGKVTLSEVQNTFYSIKNLSEIELKLKEKLGIRRVAVVSGNVEKDNFAFDALGKKAAEIVVEYIKNDTVLGITGGTTMACVVKQMKKKKGIRNLLVLPARGGLSEDLEIQSNTIAATLAKKINSEYKLLHIPDNLDFDELNVLKNNRIISDVLSDIKKINLLVFGLGNAYDMAVRRKADKPVFEKIKKDNLVAEAFGYYFDYNGKMKMQTNSVGITLENLKEISNVVGVAAGSSKAEAIYAVSKFYNDYILVTDESAAKKILEL, from the coding sequence ATGAAAATTAATAAAATGCTTGAAATACAAAGACGTATAGTGCCTGAAACTGTAGATGCTTTTATGACAAGATATGAGATTCTTAAAATTATAAGTATTTCATATCCTATTGGCAGAAGAGCAATATCTAAAAAAATCGGGACAACAGAAAGAACAATACGAACAGAAATTGATAAATTAAAAGAGTTAGACTTGGTACGTATTTTATCTACAGGAGTAGAATTAACTGAAGAAGGGAAAGTAACTCTTTCAGAAGTTCAAAACACCTTTTATTCTATTAAGAATTTATCCGAAATTGAATTGAAATTAAAGGAAAAATTAGGAATTAGAAGAGTTGCAGTTGTATCTGGTAATGTAGAAAAGGATAATTTTGCTTTTGACGCCCTAGGTAAAAAGGCTGCAGAAATTGTTGTTGAATATATAAAAAACGATACAGTCCTTGGAATAACCGGTGGAACTACGATGGCTTGCGTTGTAAAACAAATGAAAAAGAAAAAGGGAATAAGAAATCTTTTAGTTTTGCCAGCTAGAGGAGGCTTAAGTGAGGATTTAGAAATTCAGTCTAATACAATTGCAGCTACATTGGCAAAAAAAATTAATTCTGAATATAAATTATTACATATACCTGATAATTTGGATTTTGATGAGCTTAATGTTCTTAAAAATAATAGAATAATTAGTGATGTATTATCGGATATAAAGAAAATTAACTTATTAGTGTTTGGATTAGGAAATGCTTATGATATGGCTGTACGTCGTAAAGCAGATAAACCAGTTTTTGAAAAGATTAAAAAAGATAATTTAGTTGCAGAAGCATTTGGATATTATTTTGATTATAATGGAAAAATGAAAATGCAGACAAATTCAGTAGGTATAACACTAGAAAATTTAAAAGAAATTAGCAATGTTGTTGGAGTAGCTGCTGGCAGCTCTAAAGCAGAAGCAATTTATGCAGTTTCGAAGTTCTATAATGACTATATTCTCGTTACAGATGAAAGTGCTGCAAAAAAGATTTTAGAGTTATAG
- the gap gene encoding type I glyceraldehyde-3-phosphate dehydrogenase codes for MIRVAINGFGRIGRLALRKMVLDDDFEVVAINTNSDAKTLSYLLKYDTAHGNFMIDKVSHKDDKLIVDGKEIITSRIREPENCNWKDLKIDLVIDCTGKFNEKDKAEAHIKAGAKKVLLSAPGKGDLKTVVFNVNHNILDGNETVISAASCTTNCLAPLAQAINNEFGIVKGLMTTVHAYTNDQNIHDNSHKKGIESRRGRAAAANIIPASTGAAKSVGIVLPELKGKLDGMALRVPTLTGSVVDLVVELKKNVTIEEVNAAIKAASNETLGYTEDPIVSGDVIGSNFGCVFDSLSTSVLESDGKQLIKLIAWYDNEMSFTSQLIRTAKYWGSMK; via the coding sequence ATGATTAGAGTAGCAATTAATGGATTTGGAAGAATTGGGAGATTAGCACTTAGAAAGATGGTTCTAGATGATGACTTTGAGGTAGTAGCAATTAATACTAACTCAGATGCCAAAACACTTTCATATTTACTAAAATATGACACAGCCCATGGAAATTTTATGATTGATAAAGTTTCTCATAAGGACGACAAATTGATTGTTGATGGTAAAGAAATCATAACTTCTAGAATTAGAGAACCTGAAAATTGTAATTGGAAGGATCTTAAAATTGACTTAGTTATTGATTGTACTGGAAAATTTAACGAAAAAGATAAAGCAGAAGCTCATATAAAAGCAGGGGCAAAGAAAGTTTTACTTTCAGCACCAGGTAAAGGCGATTTAAAAACTGTAGTATTCAATGTTAATCATAATATTCTTGATGGAAATGAAACAGTTATTTCAGCAGCTTCTTGTACTACTAATTGTTTAGCTCCTTTAGCTCAAGCAATTAATAATGAATTTGGTATAGTAAAAGGATTGATGACAACTGTACATGCTTATACAAACGATCAAAATATTCATGACAATTCCCACAAAAAAGGTATTGAATCAAGAAGAGGACGTGCAGCGGCAGCTAATATAATTCCTGCATCAACAGGTGCTGCAAAATCAGTTGGAATAGTACTTCCTGAATTAAAGGGTAAATTAGATGGTATGGCTCTTAGAGTTCCTACATTAACTGGTTCTGTCGTTGATTTGGTTGTAGAGCTTAAGAAAAATGTTACTATAGAAGAAGTTAATGCAGCTATAAAAGCAGCATCTAATGAAACTTTAGGATATACTGAAGATCCTATAGTTTCAGGAGATGTAATAGGAAGTAATTTTGGTTGTGTATTCGATTCATTATCTACTAGTGTCCTTGAATCAGATGGGAAACAATTAATTAAGCTTATAGCTTGGTATGATAATGAAATGTCCTTTACATCCCAATTAATAAGAACAGCTAAATATTGGGGTTCAATGAAATAA
- a CDS encoding Xaa-Pro peptidase family protein: MINNVHNFLSKRNIDGFIITKPQNVRYISKYTGDDSCLLITEKDKFFITDPRYTEQVQQECPSYNVVNWRSYGKNIIAAVRYIIEKLKLKNFAFEGDSLSFNLYKELSEGINAEAIPITGIVEEFRAIKTKEEIYNLRVACQIADRAFDKIIRDIRVGITEKELASKLSHYMVMEGADTKPYGNILISGKRTSLLHGIPSNKTIEYGDFVLMDYGCGFNGYLSDMTRTVIVGIPTPEQKEVYELEKKMLEDATKTMIAGTPAVDVYNASVKAIKDTKYYEYHYNGIGHGIGLFVHEKPFMGPNSTEVLMRNNVITIEPGIYIPNWGGVRIEDQILIMQDSNESLTNSTRELIIL, encoded by the coding sequence ATGATAAATAATGTTCATAATTTTTTATCTAAAAGAAATATAGATGGTTTTATTATTACTAAACCACAAAACGTAAGATATATTAGTAAATATACAGGAGACGATTCTTGTTTATTAATAACTGAAAAAGATAAGTTTTTTATTACTGATCCAAGATATACTGAACAGGTGCAGCAAGAATGTCCAAGCTATAATGTTGTCAATTGGCGTAGTTATGGAAAAAACATTATTGCAGCAGTAAGGTATATAATAGAAAAGTTAAAACTTAAAAACTTTGCCTTTGAAGGAGATTCGTTAAGTTTTAATTTGTATAAAGAATTATCTGAAGGAATAAATGCAGAAGCAATTCCAATAACTGGAATAGTAGAAGAATTTAGAGCTATTAAAACGAAAGAAGAAATTTACAACTTAAGAGTTGCATGTCAAATTGCTGATCGTGCTTTTGATAAAATAATAAGGGATATACGGGTCGGTATAACAGAAAAAGAATTGGCATCTAAATTATCACATTATATGGTAATGGAAGGTGCAGATACAAAACCATATGGAAATATATTAATTTCAGGAAAGAGAACATCATTATTACATGGGATTCCGTCTAATAAAACGATAGAATATGGAGATTTTGTACTTATGGACTATGGTTGTGGTTTCAATGGATACTTATCTGATATGACGAGAACAGTTATAGTCGGAATACCAACACCAGAGCAAAAAGAAGTATACGAACTAGAAAAGAAAATGTTAGAAGATGCAACTAAAACTATGATTGCTGGGACTCCCGCTGTTGATGTTTATAATGCTTCTGTAAAAGCAATAAAAGATACAAAATACTATGAATATCATTATAATGGTATTGGTCATGGTATAGGATTATTTGTTCATGAAAAACCATTTATGGGCCCAAATTCTACTGAAGTATTAATGAGAAATAATGTAATTACAATTGAGCCTGGAATTTATATTCCAAATTGGGGTGGAGTAAGAATAGAAGACCAAATTTTAATAATGCAAGATTCTAACGAAAGTTTAACTAATTCAACAAGAGAGTTAATTATCCTTTAA
- a CDS encoding ABC transporter ATP-binding protein gives MTNERKPLVQVKNLCKYFQVSKKETLMAVDDVSFNIYEGETVGLVGESGCGKSTTGRCIVKLYNPTKGKILYKDNDIFNATNKEEKLEYCRNTQMIFQNPYSSLNPRMTVKDIVGEGIRLHEKISVKELDLKIEDLLKTVGLNRDHMSRFPHEFSGGQRQRIGIARALSVNPKFIVCDEPISALDVSIQAQVLNMLKKLQKERGLTFLFIAHDLSVVKYISDKVIVMYLGIIAEEAEANELYKNPLHPYTKALLSAIPEADPNKSKTKERIKLKGEIPSPINPKECCRFVERCNYAKPICYKEIPKLKSIEQSNIKHKIACHLY, from the coding sequence ATGACAAATGAAAGAAAACCTCTAGTACAAGTAAAGAATTTATGTAAATATTTTCAAGTTAGCAAAAAAGAAACATTAATGGCAGTGGATGATGTTTCATTTAATATCTATGAAGGAGAAACTGTAGGATTAGTAGGAGAATCAGGTTGTGGGAAATCCACAACTGGTAGATGTATTGTAAAATTATATAATCCGACTAAAGGAAAAATATTATATAAAGATAATGATATATTTAATGCAACTAATAAAGAAGAAAAATTAGAGTATTGTAGAAATACACAAATGATTTTTCAAAATCCATATTCATCTTTGAATCCAAGAATGACTGTAAAAGATATTGTAGGAGAAGGCATAAGACTTCATGAAAAAATATCAGTTAAAGAATTAGATCTAAAAATAGAAGACTTATTAAAAACGGTTGGATTAAATAGAGATCATATGTCTAGATTCCCACATGAATTTTCTGGAGGACAAAGACAACGTATAGGTATTGCAAGAGCATTATCTGTAAATCCAAAATTTATAGTATGTGATGAGCCAATTTCAGCACTAGATGTATCTATACAAGCACAAGTTTTAAATATGCTAAAGAAGCTACAAAAAGAAAGAGGACTGACATTTTTATTTATAGCTCATGATTTAAGTGTTGTAAAATATATTTCAGATAAAGTAATAGTAATGTATCTTGGTATAATAGCAGAAGAGGCAGAAGCAAATGAGCTATATAAAAATCCATTACATCCATATACTAAAGCTCTATTATCTGCCATTCCTGAAGCAGATCCAAACAAGTCGAAAACTAAAGAAAGAATAAAACTTAAGGGAGAAATTCCTAGTCCAATTAATCCGAAAGAATGTTGTAGATTTGTTGAAAGATGTAATTATGCAAAACCAATTTGCTATAAAGAAATACCAAAATTGAAATCAATAGAGCAATCAAATATAAAACATAAAATTGCTTGTCATTTATATTAA
- a CDS encoding phosphoglycerate kinase codes for MNKQTLKDIDVRNKKVLVRCDFNVPLDNDGNITDDIRIVSSLPTINYLLKNGASVILISHLGRPKGEPNPKYSLLPVSKKLCELLGKKVIFEETDEVVNDKVKEDADKMNPGDVMLLQNTRFRKEETKNGDKLAMELSSLGDIFVNDAFGTAHRAHSSNVGVSTYLPSAVGFLVEKEIEIMGNALANPKRPLTAILGGAKVSDKIAVIENLLNIADNILIGGGMAYTFIKAQGYEIGKSMLEKDKVDLAKKLINKAIEKNVKLYLPIDTVVAKEFKNETEFYIVESDSIPIDFMGLDIGEKTIDLYCDVIRNSKTIIWNGPLGVFEMDNFAKGTNSIANCIASNEKAISIIGGGDSAAAVEKIGIGDKITHISTGGGASLEFLEGQILPGIDAVSNKIRRLI; via the coding sequence ATGAACAAACAAACTTTAAAAGATATTGATGTGAGAAACAAGAAGGTATTGGTTAGATGTGATTTTAATGTTCCTCTTGATAATGATGGAAATATCACTGACGATATAAGAATCGTAAGTTCTTTACCTACAATTAATTATTTATTAAAAAATGGTGCATCAGTAATTTTGATTTCTCATCTTGGTAGACCAAAAGGTGAACCTAATCCAAAATATTCTTTATTACCTGTATCAAAAAAATTATGCGAATTATTAGGTAAAAAGGTTATTTTTGAAGAAACTGATGAAGTAGTTAATGACAAGGTTAAGGAAGATGCAGATAAAATGAACCCAGGGGATGTTATGTTGCTCCAAAACACACGTTTTAGAAAAGAAGAAACAAAAAATGGGGATAAATTAGCAATGGAATTATCTTCACTTGGAGACATTTTTGTTAATGATGCCTTTGGAACTGCTCATAGAGCTCATTCTTCAAATGTTGGTGTAAGTACATATTTACCATCAGCTGTAGGGTTCTTAGTTGAAAAAGAAATTGAAATTATGGGAAATGCATTAGCAAATCCTAAAAGACCATTAACAGCTATTCTAGGAGGAGCAAAAGTATCTGATAAAATAGCAGTAATTGAAAATCTATTAAACATAGCAGATAATATTTTAATAGGCGGTGGAATGGCTTATACTTTTATTAAAGCTCAGGGCTATGAAATTGGTAAATCCATGTTGGAAAAAGATAAAGTAGATTTAGCTAAGAAATTAATCAATAAAGCAATTGAGAAAAATGTTAAACTTTATTTACCTATTGACACAGTTGTAGCAAAGGAATTTAAAAATGAGACAGAATTTTATATAGTTGAATCAGATAGTATTCCTATTGATTTTATGGGACTTGATATAGGTGAAAAAACAATAGATTTATATTGTGATGTTATACGTAATTCTAAAACTATTATTTGGAATGGACCTTTAGGGGTTTTTGAAATGGATAACTTTGCTAAAGGTACAAATTCGATAGCAAATTGTATTGCTTCAAATGAAAAAGCAATCTCGATAATAGGTGGAGGAGATAGTGCTGCAGCTGTTGAAAAAATTGGTATTGGTGATAAAATTACGCATATTTCAACAGGTGGTGGCGCTTCTCTAGAATTTTTAGAAGGACAAATATTGCCAGGAATAGATGCAGTTAGTAATAAAATAAGGAGATTAATATGA